A window of the Mesorhizobium opportunistum WSM2075 genome harbors these coding sequences:
- a CDS encoding cupin domain-containing protein: protein MPTPHWPKASTVELEDWGAGANTLAGAPRASGRILSQNPDGSSECGLWSCTPGTRKVTFASGEFCHFLSGHGSYVHDNGEQIPVEAGTLVFFPAGWTGISIITQTLTKAFMCR from the coding sequence ATGCCGACACCGCATTGGCCGAAGGCCTCCACCGTGGAACTGGAGGATTGGGGCGCGGGCGCCAACACGCTCGCCGGCGCGCCGCGCGCGTCGGGCAGGATCCTGTCGCAGAACCCGGACGGTTCGAGCGAATGCGGCTTGTGGTCCTGCACGCCGGGCACCCGCAAGGTCACGTTTGCGTCGGGCGAGTTCTGCCACTTCCTGTCGGGGCACGGCAGCTATGTCCATGACAACGGCGAACAGATTCCGGTCGAGGCCGGCACGCTGGTGTTCTTTCCCGCCGGCTGGACCGGCATTTCCATCATCACCCAAACGCTGACCAAGGCTTTCATGTGCCGCTGA
- a CDS encoding cupin domain-containing protein, whose translation MTSSAPHLHQASTRTDLVDWGLQPDALAGTSHSTGKLLHKGPNNQPESGIWVCTPGRWRLSIPRDELCHFVAGRATYRSDVGEVIEISAGTVVMFPAGWTGACTVHETMRNVYMLA comes from the coding sequence ATGACCTCGTCCGCCCCGCACCTACACCAAGCCTCCACCCGCACCGACCTTGTCGACTGGGGCCTCCAACCGGATGCATTGGCAGGCACGTCCCACTCGACCGGCAAACTCCTGCACAAGGGCCCGAACAACCAGCCGGAATCCGGCATCTGGGTGTGCACGCCGGGCCGCTGGCGGCTCTCGATCCCACGCGACGAATTGTGCCATTTCGTCGCCGGCCGGGCGACCTACCGGTCCGATGTCGGCGAAGTGATAGAAATCTCGGCCGGGACCGTGGTCATGTTTCCCGCCGGCTGGACGGGTGCATGCACCGTGCATGAGACCATGCGCAACGTCTACATGCTGGCGTGA
- a CDS encoding glycosyltransferase, whose translation MAQKTIAFFPEAAYGPALNSVGIAQAVEARGHRAVFLSDPGFVDVYKGYGFEAHPVNLSEPMPAEQMAKFWEDFINGHIPNFRKSPYDQVDNYVKDCWTAIVDSAKWAQKDLPGVLAAIKPDVICVDNVILFPAIKQYGKPWVRVISCSENEIEDEDIPPHLSGCGENDHAGHQRYRDHFNAVIKPIHDDFNTFLAANNEAPYPIGQFFEASPYLNLLLYPEAAKFKRRHPLDPAQFQYLEGCVRQEKPYTVPTFAKNNDGPLLYVSFGSLGAGDVELLKRIIATLGNTRYRALVNVGGYKDQYTDVPGNVIVDSWFPQPSVIPQVDAVIHHGGNNSFTECLYFGKPAIIMPYVWDGHDNATRVEETGHGFGMPRYDWTDAELVARIEACLTDPAMKAKLARTSAQMHAQNGPEKAAGLLEGLL comes from the coding sequence ATGGCGCAGAAGACGATCGCGTTCTTTCCAGAGGCGGCCTACGGCCCGGCGCTCAATTCCGTCGGCATCGCGCAAGCCGTCGAGGCGCGCGGCCACAGAGCCGTGTTCCTGTCCGATCCCGGCTTCGTCGACGTCTACAAGGGCTACGGTTTCGAGGCGCATCCGGTGAATCTCTCCGAACCGATGCCCGCCGAGCAGATGGCGAAATTCTGGGAGGATTTCATCAACGGCCACATCCCGAATTTCCGCAAATCGCCCTACGACCAGGTCGACAATTACGTCAAGGATTGCTGGACCGCGATCGTCGACAGCGCCAAATGGGCGCAGAAGGACCTGCCGGGCGTCCTGGCTGCGATCAAGCCCGATGTCATCTGCGTCGACAACGTCATCCTGTTCCCGGCGATCAAACAGTACGGCAAGCCGTGGGTGCGCGTCATCTCCTGCTCGGAAAACGAGATCGAGGATGAAGACATCCCGCCGCATCTCTCGGGCTGCGGCGAGAACGACCATGCCGGACACCAGCGCTACCGCGACCATTTCAATGCGGTGATCAAGCCGATCCATGACGACTTCAACACCTTCCTCGCCGCCAACAATGAGGCGCCCTATCCGATCGGCCAGTTCTTCGAGGCCTCGCCCTACCTCAATTTGCTGCTCTATCCGGAGGCGGCCAAGTTCAAGCGCCGCCATCCGCTCGATCCGGCACAATTCCAGTATCTCGAAGGCTGCGTGCGGCAGGAGAAGCCCTACACGGTGCCGACCTTCGCGAAGAACAATGACGGGCCGCTGCTCTACGTCTCCTTCGGCAGCCTCGGCGCCGGCGATGTCGAGTTGCTGAAGCGCATCATCGCGACGCTGGGCAACACACGCTACCGCGCGCTGGTCAATGTCGGCGGCTACAAGGACCAGTACACGGACGTGCCCGGCAACGTCATCGTCGACAGCTGGTTTCCGCAGCCCTCGGTCATCCCGCAGGTCGATGCCGTCATCCACCATGGCGGCAACAACTCGTTCACCGAGTGCCTCTATTTCGGCAAGCCGGCGATCATCATGCCTTATGTCTGGGACGGCCACGACAACGCCACCCGCGTCGAGGAAACCGGCCACGGCTTCGGCATGCCGCGCTACGACTGGACCGATGCCGAGCTGGTCGCCAGGATCGAAGCCTGCCTGACCGATCCGGCCATGAAAGCGAAGCTCGCGAGGACATCGGCACAGATGCACGCGCAGAACGGGCCCGAGAAGGCGGCGGGTTTGCTGGAGGGGTTGCTGTGA
- a CDS encoding ABC transporter ATP-binding protein has protein sequence MSEPRTLLAIDHVSKNFGRVTAVDGISLDIRENEFFALLGPSGCGKTTLLRMLAGFETPNDGRILLDGRDIARMPPNKRPVNLMFQSYALFPHMSVRANVSYGLEMERLPAREIRSRVDAILATTELVPFADRKPEQLSGGQKQRVALARALVKRPRLLLLDEPLGALDKKLRGAMQLELKRLQHEVGITFVIVTHDQEESLVMADRMAVLKDGKLLQCDTPHAVYEHPADRFVADFIGVMNFVPGKVAADGVTAANGVRIAGKVPAALPPGASAVASVRPERIRLFPSADTANRTTGTVEALAYQGLDLQLHVRTPLSPKPFLVRVTADAADRRPVSSGDQVELGWDAADVRIFAE, from the coding sequence ATGAGCGAACCGCGCACGCTGCTGGCCATCGATCATGTGTCGAAGAATTTCGGCCGCGTCACCGCCGTCGACGGCATCTCGCTCGATATCCGCGAGAACGAGTTCTTCGCGCTGCTCGGGCCCTCCGGCTGCGGCAAGACCACGCTGCTACGCATGCTGGCCGGCTTCGAGACGCCCAATGACGGCCGTATCCTGCTCGACGGCCGCGACATTGCCCGGATGCCGCCGAACAAGCGGCCCGTCAACCTGATGTTCCAGTCCTACGCGCTGTTTCCGCATATGAGTGTTCGGGCCAATGTCTCCTATGGCCTGGAGATGGAGCGTTTGCCGGCTAGAGAGATCCGCTCCCGCGTCGACGCCATCCTGGCGACCACCGAACTCGTCCCCTTCGCCGACCGCAAGCCGGAGCAATTGTCCGGTGGCCAGAAGCAGCGCGTCGCGCTTGCCCGTGCCCTGGTCAAGCGGCCGAGGCTGCTGCTGCTCGACGAGCCGCTCGGTGCGCTCGACAAGAAGCTGCGCGGAGCCATGCAATTGGAATTGAAGCGCCTGCAGCACGAGGTCGGCATCACCTTCGTCATCGTCACCCATGACCAGGAGGAATCGCTTGTCATGGCCGACCGCATGGCGGTGCTGAAGGACGGCAAGTTGCTGCAATGCGATACGCCGCATGCGGTCTACGAACATCCGGCGGATCGCTTCGTCGCCGATTTCATCGGCGTGATGAATTTCGTTCCGGGCAAGGTCGCCGCCGACGGCGTGACGGCCGCCAATGGCGTGCGCATCGCCGGCAAGGTTCCCGCCGCGCTCCCGCCCGGCGCATCGGCGGTGGCCTCCGTGCGGCCCGAACGGATCCGGCTGTTCCCGTCAGCAGACACCGCCAACCGCACCACCGGCACGGTCGAGGCGCTGGCCTACCAGGGGCTCGACTTGCAACTACATGTCCGCACGCCGCTGTCGCCCAAACCGTTCCTGGTCCGCGTCACCGCCGATGCCGCCGACCGCCGGCCGGTTTCGTCAGGCGACCAGGTCGAACTCGGCTGGGATGCCGCCGATGTCAGAATTTTCGCAGAATAA
- a CDS encoding ABC transporter permease: MNRSFTRTLSMRTVLVLVFAFLYIPIAVLVALSFNEGGLPTAWSGFSLKWYASLAHNSAILSAALNTLIVALVSTAIATLLGTLLAIGVEMRRQYGKGLEALIFAPMIIPDIVLAIALLSFFSMLNLTMGLHTIILAHVVFNLAFVCSVVRARLKSFDWSIVEASADLGASALTTFRRVTLPVILPAVIAGALLAFTLSVDEFIIAFFTAGAGRASTTLPMQIYAMIRFGITPEINALATIVMAVSITALTLSQRLNRGIIGQ; encoded by the coding sequence ATGAATCGATCCTTTACCCGCACTCTCAGCATGCGGACGGTCCTCGTTCTCGTCTTCGCCTTCCTCTACATCCCGATCGCCGTGCTGGTGGCGCTGTCCTTCAACGAAGGCGGGCTGCCGACGGCATGGTCCGGCTTCTCGTTGAAATGGTATGCCTCGCTGGCCCACAACTCCGCCATCCTGTCCGCCGCGCTCAACACGCTGATCGTGGCACTGGTCTCGACAGCCATAGCCACCTTGCTCGGCACGCTGCTGGCGATCGGCGTCGAGATGCGCCGGCAGTACGGCAAGGGGCTCGAAGCGCTGATCTTCGCGCCGATGATCATCCCCGACATCGTGCTGGCGATCGCGCTGCTGTCGTTCTTCTCCATGCTCAATTTGACCATGGGCCTGCACACCATCATCCTCGCCCATGTCGTCTTCAACCTCGCCTTCGTCTGCTCGGTGGTGCGCGCAAGGCTGAAGAGCTTCGACTGGTCGATCGTCGAAGCCTCTGCCGATCTCGGCGCCTCCGCGCTCACCACGTTCCGGCGGGTGACCTTGCCGGTCATTCTGCCGGCGGTGATCGCCGGAGCCCTGCTTGCCTTCACGCTGTCGGTCGACGAGTTCATCATCGCCTTCTTCACCGCCGGAGCCGGCCGTGCCTCGACCACGCTGCCGATGCAGATCTACGCCATGATCCGCTTCGGCATCACGCCGGAGATCAACGCGCTGGCGACCATCGTCATGGCGGTCTCGATCACCGCGCTCACCCTGTCGCAGCGGCTCAACCGTGGGATTATCGGCCAATGA
- a CDS encoding ABC transporter permease encodes MAPALVWLTALMVVPCTLVLALAFFRRGIYGGIDYTFTLENFGLVFDPLYAGIFLKSARIAGTATLIAVVIGYAAAYAIAAAPRRWQPVFLFFAVLPFWSNYLIRTYAWIVLLNREGLITQLLRWFGYTGEPPSMLYTEGAVIAGLVYNYLPFVILACYAPLSRLNPELAEASRDLGASAVTTFRRVILPLTVPGIAAGAVFVFVLSIGNFVTPALLGGGRFQMIGNLVYDQFLTANDWPFGAALAMALIAIMLLVLMAQALAADRASGRAAEAKGNSDG; translated from the coding sequence ATGGCCCCGGCGCTGGTCTGGTTGACCGCGCTGATGGTGGTTCCCTGCACGCTGGTGCTGGCGCTCGCCTTCTTCCGGCGCGGTATTTATGGCGGCATCGATTACACCTTCACGCTGGAGAATTTCGGGCTGGTCTTCGACCCGCTCTATGCCGGCATCTTCCTGAAGTCGGCGCGCATCGCCGGCACAGCGACGCTCATCGCGGTGGTGATCGGCTATGCCGCCGCCTACGCGATCGCGGCGGCACCGCGCCGGTGGCAGCCGGTGTTCCTGTTCTTTGCCGTGCTGCCGTTCTGGTCCAACTACCTGATCCGCACCTATGCCTGGATCGTGCTGCTCAACCGCGAGGGGCTGATCACGCAGCTCTTGCGCTGGTTCGGCTACACCGGCGAACCGCCATCGATGCTCTACACGGAAGGCGCCGTCATAGCCGGCCTTGTCTACAACTATTTGCCCTTCGTCATTCTCGCCTGCTACGCACCTTTGTCGCGCCTCAACCCCGAACTCGCCGAAGCCTCGCGCGATCTTGGCGCTTCCGCCGTCACCACATTCCGCCGTGTCATCCTGCCGCTGACAGTGCCCGGCATTGCCGCCGGCGCGGTCTTCGTCTTCGTGCTGTCGATCGGCAATTTCGTCACCCCCGCCCTGCTCGGCGGCGGCCGCTTCCAGATGATCGGCAACCTCGTCTACGACCAGTTCCTGACCGCCAATGACTGGCCCTTCGGTGCCGCACTCGCCATGGCGCTGATCGCCATCATGCTTCTCGTGCTGATGGCGCAGGCGCTCGCCGCCGACCGCGCCTCGGGGCGTGCGGCTGAGGCGAAAGGCAATTCCGATGGCTGA
- a CDS encoding ISAs1 family transposase, whose protein sequence is MVFLDVFGEVPDPRDLTAQHPLPEILFVALAAVLCGATHCTEMELFARSRLDLLRQFIPLERGAPSHDTFSRVLAALDPVALNEAFMRFMAAFGEQARIDAPKGQVAVDGKSLRRAYAKGRSHMPPLVVTVFGCDTFMSLAQTVAQEGGEVQAAIAALELLSLKGLTVTADALHCHRRMTKTVRDGGGHYVIAIKGNQSKLAAEANTALDKAAAGKATKFHQTEEDAHGRHEVRRAFVIPFAQTPGKNALVDLCAIGRVESWRTVEGKTTHKVRCYALSRKMPAHELLATVRRHWSIENDLHWQLDVLLGEDHIRGRKNNTAANHAILRRLTLNVLRADPEKIPLSHKRLKARWADQDLLSLFTHMR, encoded by the coding sequence ATGGTGTTCCTGGATGTATTCGGCGAGGTTCCGGACCCGCGGGACTTGACCGCGCAGCATCCGTTGCCGGAGATTTTGTTCGTCGCGCTTGCGGCGGTACTTTGCGGGGCGACGCACTGCACGGAGATGGAGCTGTTTGCCAGGAGCCGGCTCGATTTGTTGCGCCAGTTCATCCCGCTCGAGCGTGGCGCGCCCAGCCACGACACCTTCAGCCGGGTGCTGGCGGCTCTCGATCCTGTCGCCCTCAACGAGGCCTTCATGCGCTTCATGGCCGCGTTCGGCGAGCAGGCGCGCATCGATGCGCCGAAAGGCCAGGTCGCCGTCGACGGCAAGAGCCTCAGGCGCGCCTATGCCAAGGGCCGCTCGCATATGCCGCCGCTGGTGGTGACCGTCTTTGGCTGCGACACCTTCATGAGCTTGGCCCAGACCGTGGCGCAGGAGGGCGGCGAGGTGCAGGCCGCGATTGCGGCGCTCGAATTGTTGTCGCTCAAAGGCTTGACCGTCACCGCCGACGCCTTGCACTGCCATCGCCGCATGACCAAGACCGTGCGCGACGGCGGTGGCCATTACGTGATCGCCATCAAAGGCAACCAGTCGAAGCTGGCCGCCGAAGCCAACACCGCCCTCGACAAGGCGGCGGCGGGCAAAGCAACCAAGTTCCATCAGACCGAAGAGGACGCGCATGGCCGTCACGAGGTGCGGCGTGCCTTCGTCATTCCCTTCGCGCAGACGCCGGGCAAGAATGCACTCGTCGACCTTTGCGCCATCGGCCGTGTCGAAAGCTGGCGCACCGTCGAGGGCAAGACCACACACAAGGTCCGATGCTATGCGCTGTCGCGCAAAATGCCGGCACACGAACTGCTGGCCACAGTACGCCGCCACTGGAGCATCGAGAATGACCTGCACTGGCAACTCGACGTCCTGCTCGGCGAAGATCACATCAGAGGCCGCAAGAACAACACAGCCGCCAACCATGCCATACTTCGGCGCCTCACCCTCAATGTTCTCAGAGCTGACCCCGAAAAAATCCCGCTCAGCCACAAACGACTCAAAGCACGATGGGCCGATCAAGACCTGCTCAGCCTCTTTACTCATATGCGATAG
- a CDS encoding polyamine ABC transporter substrate-binding protein — translation MTATSPRRRALKVSSIALGLAWALSAPAVAADLVISNWDGYMAPDAMAAFKTATGVSGEVVVHATNEEIMGKLIAAGGKGYDVVFVSSPFAEVLNKLGLTEPMDHAKIPNLANLYPEATKLPHDVGNTFSVPYTWGTTGLCYRSDLMKVAPTSWSDLLAPSDELKGKTTMLATDRWLLAAGQLDKGFSVNETDPAKMAEVKDLLISAKKTLLAYDDTTFYSKLVSGEALMVQAWDGWCNYGIADKPEIKYVIPKEGSDLWVDTMVVMKASANKDAAFQFINFMLDAKNHAWAAQNIDYKVPNKPAMESLPADFLAKFPNMAMPVADLVKFEQLRDVGEAQRDYSKIVSEIKAAQ, via the coding sequence ATGACCGCTACCAGCCCGCGGCGCCGTGCGCTCAAGGTCTCTTCAATCGCTCTCGGCCTCGCTTGGGCGCTGTCGGCGCCGGCTGTCGCCGCCGACCTCGTCATTTCCAATTGGGACGGCTACATGGCGCCCGACGCCATGGCCGCCTTCAAGACCGCGACCGGCGTTTCCGGCGAAGTGGTGGTGCACGCCACCAATGAAGAAATCATGGGCAAGCTCATCGCCGCCGGCGGCAAGGGCTATGACGTGGTCTTCGTCTCCTCGCCCTTCGCCGAAGTGCTGAACAAGCTTGGCCTGACCGAGCCGATGGACCACGCCAAGATCCCGAACCTCGCGAACCTCTACCCGGAAGCGACCAAGCTGCCGCACGATGTCGGCAACACTTTCTCCGTGCCTTACACCTGGGGCACGACGGGCCTTTGCTACCGCTCGGACCTGATGAAGGTGGCGCCGACGAGCTGGAGCGACCTGCTTGCCCCGTCCGACGAATTGAAGGGCAAGACCACCATGCTGGCGACGGATCGCTGGCTGCTCGCCGCCGGCCAGCTCGACAAGGGCTTTTCGGTCAACGAGACCGATCCCGCCAAGATGGCCGAGGTCAAGGACCTCTTGATCTCGGCCAAGAAGACCCTGCTCGCCTATGACGACACCACCTTCTATTCGAAGCTGGTGTCCGGCGAGGCGCTGATGGTGCAGGCCTGGGACGGCTGGTGCAACTACGGCATCGCCGACAAGCCCGAGATCAAATACGTCATTCCCAAGGAAGGTTCGGATCTCTGGGTCGACACGATGGTGGTGATGAAGGCTTCCGCCAACAAGGACGCCGCCTTCCAGTTCATCAACTTCATGCTCGATGCCAAGAACCACGCCTGGGCGGCGCAGAACATCGACTACAAGGTGCCGAACAAGCCGGCGATGGAGAGCCTGCCGGCAGACTTCCTGGCAAAGTTCCCCAACATGGCGATGCCGGTGGCCGACCTCGTCAAGTTCGAGCAGCTGCGCGACGTCGGCGAAGCCCAGCGCGACTATTCCAAGATTGTCAGCGAGATCAAGGCCGCGCAGTAG
- a CDS encoding GntR family transcriptional regulator, producing the protein MQAAARRPRTNHLDLAQRILDVARQRGFEPGARLPEQQIASLCNVSRTPVRAALSLLAERGVVRWQADTGYHLAVDLAAQPAISAELPITEEDELAEAILRDRSARRLDQTVTAAGLMRRYSAERKTVLKALNKLTEENLLDRAPGQSWLFRRTPDDPEAQGESYEFRLLLEPAAILTPGFRLDGARAAALRQGMDALSALPDATFDTREFQRLDIDFHGMIAEGSANRFVADALADHLRLRRLPGIYAGVNVFRLRQSLLEHLNILDHLESRQYEVAADLLRIHLRLSRNQRPQAASRGAPALFGMISRPE; encoded by the coding sequence ATGCAAGCCGCAGCCCGACGACCTCGCACCAATCATCTCGACCTGGCGCAGCGCATCCTGGATGTGGCCCGCCAGCGCGGCTTCGAGCCGGGCGCCCGCCTGCCCGAGCAGCAGATCGCCTCGCTATGCAATGTCTCGCGCACGCCGGTGCGGGCGGCACTCAGCCTGCTCGCGGAGCGGGGTGTCGTGCGCTGGCAGGCCGATACCGGCTATCATCTGGCCGTCGACCTCGCCGCGCAGCCGGCCATATCGGCCGAGCTGCCCATTACCGAGGAAGACGAGCTTGCCGAAGCGATCCTGCGCGACCGGTCGGCGCGCAGGCTGGACCAGACGGTAACCGCCGCCGGGTTGATGCGACGGTACAGTGCCGAGAGAAAGACGGTACTAAAAGCGCTTAATAAACTGACAGAGGAGAATCTGCTGGACCGTGCGCCGGGCCAGTCCTGGCTTTTCCGCCGCACGCCTGATGATCCGGAGGCGCAAGGCGAAAGCTACGAGTTCCGCTTGCTGCTGGAGCCCGCGGCGATCCTGACACCCGGCTTCCGGCTGGATGGCGCGCGGGCGGCGGCGCTGCGCCAGGGCATGGACGCGCTGTCGGCGCTGCCGGATGCCACGTTCGATACGCGCGAGTTCCAGCGGCTGGACATCGATTTCCATGGCATGATCGCCGAGGGCAGCGCCAACCGCTTCGTCGCCGATGCACTGGCCGATCATCTCAGGCTGCGCCGGCTGCCCGGCATCTATGCCGGCGTCAACGTGTTCAGGCTGCGGCAATCGTTGCTGGAACATTTGAACATACTCGACCATCTCGAAAGCCGGCAGTATGAGGTGGCTGCCGATCTGCTTCGCATTCACCTGCGGCTATCCCGCAACCAGCGACCGCAAGCGGCCAGCCGCGGGGCGCCCGCACTGTTCGGCATGATCAGCCGGCCGGAATGA
- a CDS encoding nucleotide disphospho-sugar-binding domain-containing protein: MTRKASPTIALFPEASFGAALNCVGIAQALRAKGARPVFICHAGFSGVFADYGFQEYQLPTDEPLSDSERQSYWQAFVRRHLPHFRLSPIDQLETYVAPTWQAIVDTAVNAEAPLRQLLGRLKPDAIVLDNVIMFPAIAAAGCPWVRVVSCAETELPDAEVPPYLSGMGADDPQRAAFEARYLAASAPAHDRFNRFRVDSGLAPLPKGLFLETSPDLNLLLTPAIVRRERAAPLDPERFVYLEGCVRSEGPFEVPVFPRNKGPLVYVSFGSLGAMDVGLIERMLAVFDRLPARFIVNVGGLRDAYRAVPDNVYLDAWFPQPSVVAKSDLFIHHGGNNSFCEALRFGVPSLIMPYCWDGHDNARRAEETGTGDHIGRDGWTEGVLERAILGMLADDAMRARLKENAAQMALKPGTDVAAQAILSLIRT; this comes from the coding sequence TTGACGCGCAAAGCCAGCCCGACCATCGCGCTGTTTCCCGAAGCAAGCTTCGGCGCCGCATTGAATTGCGTCGGTATCGCGCAGGCGTTGCGCGCCAAGGGCGCCCGGCCCGTCTTCATCTGCCATGCCGGCTTCTCCGGTGTCTTTGCCGACTATGGTTTCCAGGAATACCAGCTGCCGACCGACGAGCCGCTGAGCGACAGCGAGCGCCAGAGCTACTGGCAGGCCTTCGTGCGCCGGCACCTGCCGCATTTCCGGCTGAGCCCGATCGACCAGCTCGAAACCTATGTCGCGCCGACATGGCAGGCGATCGTCGACACCGCTGTCAATGCCGAGGCGCCTTTGCGCCAATTGCTGGGGCGGCTGAAGCCGGATGCGATCGTGCTCGACAATGTCATCATGTTCCCGGCCATTGCCGCCGCCGGTTGTCCATGGGTGCGTGTCGTCTCCTGCGCCGAGACGGAACTGCCGGACGCTGAAGTGCCGCCCTACCTTTCGGGAATGGGTGCCGATGACCCGCAACGCGCGGCGTTCGAGGCGCGCTATCTCGCCGCCTCGGCGCCGGCGCATGATCGGTTCAACCGTTTTCGCGTGGATTCCGGCCTGGCACCGCTGCCGAAAGGCCTGTTCCTGGAGACGTCGCCCGATCTCAATCTGCTGCTGACGCCGGCAATCGTGCGCCGTGAGCGCGCCGCGCCGCTCGATCCGGAGCGCTTCGTCTATCTCGAAGGTTGCGTGCGTTCGGAAGGGCCGTTCGAAGTGCCGGTGTTCCCGCGCAACAAGGGGCCGCTGGTCTATGTCAGCTTCGGCAGCCTCGGCGCCATGGATGTCGGGCTGATCGAGCGCATGCTCGCCGTCTTCGACAGGCTGCCGGCGCGCTTCATCGTCAATGTCGGCGGGTTGCGCGACGCCTATCGCGCGGTGCCGGATAATGTCTATCTCGACGCCTGGTTTCCGCAGCCCTCGGTGGTGGCGAAGTCCGACCTGTTCATCCACCATGGCGGCAACAACAGCTTTTGCGAGGCGCTGCGCTTCGGCGTGCCGTCGCTGATCATGCCCTATTGCTGGGACGGACACGACAATGCACGCCGTGCCGAGGAGACCGGCACCGGCGACCATATCGGCCGTGACGGCTGGACCGAAGGAGTATTGGAGAGAGCCATTCTCGGCATGCTGGCCGATGACGCCATGCGCGCCCGCCTGAAGGAAAATGCAGCCCAGATGGCGCTGAAACCCGGAACGGACGTGGCCGCGCAAGCCATACTCTCCCTGATACGGACGTGA
- a CDS encoding glutamine synthetase family protein, protein MPDKNMNTATNDPKAWLVQHRINEVECLVPDMNGVLRGKALPTAKFLKALEDRALYLPSSAFLVSIDGRYSGSIDEGFAYSDPDMRMVPDVSTLSLAPGAAAGKAYVFADAFHMDGRPWMASPRHVLRAVLELYRQRGWRGVVAPELEFYLTAPNPDPDKPLTAPVGSNGRAEGVQHPYDMAALEEFEPVIRRIYDYAAAAGLPLDTLIHESGTAQLEINFLHGDALPLADKVLLFKRLTRQAAQQCGMHATFMAKPIAAQAGSSMHLHMSVIDEAGNTLFAGKDDADTEMFGHFIGGLQRYVPEIMPLFAPNVNSFRRIRPNHSAPANIEWSHDNRSCGLRVPAGGRAARRVENRLPGADSNPYLAIAGSLLAGYLGIEQKLARSAEASGNAYKIKSTLPKTMEEALDRFEACDPVRKLLGEDFFQTYLRVKSVELDLFQGVVTSWERDHLLLKV, encoded by the coding sequence ATGCCTGACAAGAACATGAATACCGCGACCAACGATCCCAAGGCCTGGCTGGTCCAGCACCGCATCAATGAGGTCGAATGCCTGGTGCCCGACATGAACGGCGTGCTGCGCGGCAAGGCCCTGCCGACAGCGAAGTTTCTCAAGGCCCTGGAAGACCGCGCGCTCTATCTGCCGAGCAGCGCTTTCCTGGTCAGCATCGACGGCCGCTATTCCGGCTCGATCGACGAGGGTTTTGCCTATTCGGACCCGGACATGCGCATGGTGCCCGACGTTTCGACGCTCAGCCTGGCGCCGGGTGCCGCCGCGGGAAAGGCCTATGTCTTCGCCGACGCCTTCCACATGGACGGAAGGCCATGGATGGCCTCGCCACGCCATGTGCTGCGCGCCGTTCTCGAACTCTACCGCCAGCGCGGCTGGCGCGGGGTGGTGGCGCCGGAGCTTGAATTCTATCTCACCGCGCCCAACCCCGATCCGGACAAGCCGCTGACCGCCCCGGTCGGCAGCAATGGCCGCGCCGAGGGCGTGCAGCATCCCTATGACATGGCAGCGCTCGAGGAATTCGAGCCGGTGATCCGCCGCATCTACGATTATGCCGCGGCCGCCGGGTTGCCGCTCGACACGCTGATCCACGAATCGGGCACGGCACAGCTGGAGATCAACTTCCTGCATGGCGACGCACTGCCGTTGGCCGACAAGGTGCTTTTGTTCAAGCGGCTGACGCGGCAAGCCGCGCAGCAATGCGGCATGCACGCCACTTTCATGGCCAAGCCGATCGCCGCGCAGGCCGGCAGCTCGATGCATCTGCACATGTCCGTCATCGACGAGGCCGGCAACACGCTGTTTGCCGGCAAGGACGATGCCGACACCGAGATGTTCGGCCATTTCATCGGCGGCCTGCAGAGATACGTGCCGGAGATCATGCCGCTGTTCGCGCCCAACGTGAATTCGTTCCGCCGCATAAGGCCGAACCACAGCGCGCCGGCCAACATCGAGTGGTCGCACGACAACCGCTCCTGCGGCCTGCGCGTGCCGGCCGGCGGGCGCGCCGCGCGGCGGGTTGAGAACCGCTTGCCGGGTGCGGATTCAAACCCTTACCTGGCGATCGCCGGTTCGCTGCTTGCCGGCTATCTCGGCATCGAACAGAAACTCGCGCGCTCGGCCGAAGCGTCGGGCAATGCTTACAAGATCAAAAGCACGCTGCCGAAAACCATGGAGGAGGCGCTCGATCGTTTCGAGGCCTGTGATCCGGTGCGGAAATTGCTCGGGGAGGACTTCTTCCAGACCTACCTGCGCGTCAAGAGCGTCGAACTCGACCTGTTCCAGGGCGTGGTGACGAGCTGGGAACGCGACCACCTGCTGCTGAAGGTGTGA